In Arthrobacter sp. StoSoilB5, one genomic interval encodes:
- a CDS encoding FAD:protein FMN transferase encodes MPHPGWSIFSFEGIGTHWEISTSAILAPDVQRQVLATVADYDQTYSRFRSDSLVSKLQRGPGRISLPGHAVALHDVYETLYRLSNGSMTPLIGSSLNRLGYDSSYTLIPSGSPEGAAKWEDVLEWSGATVSAKVPLVLDVGAAGKGQLVDLIGEVLRSAGHLDFLVDGSGDLLHAGSLPVTVALEHPYNPKQAIGTVELDNSALCASASNRRTWGDGLHHVLDGITGQPIQTTVATWTMAASAMVADALATALFMVEPALLEAEFDFSWLRVFSDGTATFSAGFEGRLFT; translated from the coding sequence ATGCCGCACCCGGGCTGGAGCATCTTCAGCTTCGAAGGGATCGGTACGCACTGGGAGATTTCCACGTCGGCGATTCTGGCACCGGATGTTCAGCGCCAAGTGCTTGCAACCGTGGCTGATTACGACCAAACCTATTCGCGGTTCAGGTCCGATTCCCTGGTGTCCAAACTGCAGCGCGGGCCAGGGCGGATTTCCCTGCCCGGGCACGCTGTGGCCCTCCACGACGTCTACGAAACGCTGTACCGGCTCAGTAATGGGTCCATGACACCCCTGATCGGCAGTAGCTTGAACCGCCTTGGTTATGACTCCAGCTACACCTTGATTCCTTCAGGCAGCCCGGAGGGTGCGGCCAAGTGGGAAGACGTCCTTGAATGGTCGGGGGCCACGGTATCGGCCAAGGTTCCTTTGGTACTGGACGTTGGCGCCGCAGGAAAAGGACAGCTGGTGGACCTGATCGGTGAAGTCCTCCGTTCCGCCGGCCATCTGGACTTCCTTGTGGATGGCAGCGGTGACTTGCTGCATGCGGGAAGCCTGCCCGTGACTGTGGCCTTGGAACATCCGTACAACCCGAAGCAGGCAATCGGCACTGTGGAGTTGGATAATTCCGCCCTCTGCGCTTCTGCTTCCAACCGCCGGACCTGGGGCGACGGACTGCACCACGTACTGGATGGAATCACCGGGCAACCCATTCAAACCACAGTCGCCACCTGGACCATGGCTGCGAGCGCGATGGTGGCCGATGCGCTGGCCACGGCTCTCTTCATGGTGGAGCCCGCCCTCCTTGAGGCTGAGTTCGACTTTTCGTGGCTGCGGGTGTTTTCGGATGGTACAGCCACATTTTCGGCTGGCTTTGAGGGGAGACTGTTCACATGA
- a CDS encoding oxidoreductase, translated as MNAMKSGLDTWLGRFTMYRLILWVLGVLAGYSLLLNVLGWLTFGLPQMLVHLCLCLGVTYASNRLLAVVFRTTPHSESSLITGLLLYFLFWPTFVPTDMVGVALACVLASASKYALAFRGRHVFNPAAAGAFITGLTGLNIATWWAATPAMLWLLVPGVLAVLYRTRKILMATVFLLMATSIVCVELLGRGMTFGQALWQPLAQRPLLFFVGFMLTEPLTLPPRRWQQLALAGVVGVVFAVPYNLGFVANSPELALLVGNLIAFFLGQRGRVELAFKGSRALTPGTREFRFEPKRPVRFTAGQFMELNLPHSGSDGKGRRRVFSITSAPGAPEVTFGVGTAEPLSTAKKTLLALKPGDTISATAVGGDFVLPRDAAKPVLLIAAGIGITPFLSHLASDAATRDTVVLYLAAGRSELAACEQLEESGVKVIARLADGSTPPDFMHDAGTSRIDAQRLKELVPDIADREVYVSGSPASVDSLRAAARGAGARRVHVDSFAGY; from the coding sequence ATGAATGCCATGAAGTCGGGATTGGACACCTGGTTGGGCCGGTTCACGATGTACCGCTTGATTTTGTGGGTGCTCGGTGTGCTGGCGGGCTACAGCCTGCTTTTGAACGTCCTGGGGTGGCTGACGTTTGGCCTGCCACAGATGCTGGTTCACCTTTGCCTGTGCCTGGGCGTGACCTATGCGTCAAACCGTCTGCTTGCCGTCGTTTTCAGGACCACACCGCATTCGGAGTCTTCACTCATTACCGGTTTGCTCCTGTATTTCCTGTTCTGGCCCACGTTCGTCCCCACCGACATGGTGGGTGTTGCGCTGGCTTGCGTCCTGGCCAGCGCTTCCAAGTACGCATTGGCTTTCCGTGGGCGCCACGTTTTCAACCCGGCTGCCGCGGGCGCTTTCATCACGGGCCTGACTGGACTGAACATAGCCACGTGGTGGGCAGCAACGCCCGCCATGTTGTGGCTCCTTGTTCCAGGGGTGCTTGCGGTCCTTTACCGCACCCGAAAAATACTCATGGCCACAGTTTTCCTCCTGATGGCCACAAGTATCGTCTGTGTGGAATTGTTGGGCCGCGGCATGACGTTCGGCCAGGCCCTGTGGCAGCCGTTGGCCCAGCGCCCCCTGCTCTTCTTCGTGGGTTTCATGCTTACCGAGCCGCTCACACTCCCTCCGCGCCGCTGGCAGCAACTGGCGCTTGCCGGCGTCGTAGGCGTTGTCTTTGCGGTTCCGTACAACCTCGGCTTCGTGGCCAATTCCCCTGAGCTCGCGCTCTTGGTGGGCAACCTCATCGCTTTCTTCCTCGGCCAGCGAGGCCGCGTGGAGCTGGCGTTCAAAGGATCCCGTGCCCTCACGCCGGGTACCAGGGAGTTCCGGTTCGAGCCAAAGCGCCCTGTCCGCTTCACAGCCGGTCAATTCATGGAGCTGAACCTGCCGCATTCAGGATCTGACGGGAAGGGCCGCCGCCGCGTCTTTAGCATCACCAGCGCCCCCGGCGCTCCGGAAGTAACTTTCGGCGTTGGAACTGCCGAGCCATTGTCCACTGCCAAGAAGACCCTGTTGGCGTTGAAGCCTGGTGACACGATTTCCGCCACTGCGGTGGGCGGAGACTTCGTGCTCCCGCGCGACGCCGCCAAGCCGGTCCTGCTGATAGCTGCTGGTATCGGAATCACGCCGTTTCTTTCCCACCTTGCGTCCGACGCCGCCACCCGGGACACCGTGGTCCTGTACCTTGCCGCAGGGCGCAGCGAACTCGCCGCCTGTGAGCAATTGGAGGAATCCGGGGTGAAGGTCATCGCCCGGCTCGCGGACGGCTCCACTCCCCCGGATTTCATGCACGACGCCGGAACCTCCAGAATCGACGCGCAGCGCCTCAAGGAACTGGTACCGGACATCGCAGACCGCGAGGTATACGTCTCTGGTTCCCCGGCGAGCGTGGACTCCCTGCGTGCCGCAGCACGCGGCGCAGGCGCGCGGCGGGTACATGTTGACTCGTTCGCAGGGTACTGA
- a CDS encoding M4 family metallopeptidase, which yields MKCSIIPPYMLRRIAAQSEPRLWAVARAAKESLLHIKDLQAVRASPAPAVAPSALAAKPGPPKRTIYDADTSENLPGRVVRKEGTAPTGDAAADEAYDGLGSTHRLYAEIFGRDSIDGAGLALDATVHYGNLYDNAFWDGNQMVFGDGDGEIFQRFTKSVSVIGHELAHGVTQFTAGLNYRNQAGALNESMSDVFGVLVEQYLKQETTEQASWLIGEGLFTDKVQGAALRSMKAPGTAYDDDILGKDPQPDSMDTYVRTSADNGGVHINSGIPNRAFYLVASELGGNAWGVPGQIWYGTLTGGSLPPACTFGKFAKTTAATAEELFGVGSVEHDAVLKAWETVKVKV from the coding sequence GTGAAGTGTTCGATCATTCCGCCTTACATGCTGCGAAGGATTGCTGCCCAGAGCGAACCACGGTTATGGGCTGTTGCCCGTGCCGCGAAGGAGTCGCTCCTGCATATTAAGGATCTTCAGGCGGTCCGCGCGTCCCCGGCCCCCGCGGTGGCACCAAGCGCCCTGGCGGCCAAGCCGGGCCCACCCAAGCGCACCATCTACGACGCCGATACCTCCGAAAACCTGCCCGGCCGGGTGGTCCGCAAGGAAGGCACTGCCCCTACTGGGGACGCCGCTGCCGACGAGGCCTATGACGGCCTGGGCAGCACGCACCGACTCTATGCAGAGATCTTCGGCCGGGATTCCATCGATGGTGCCGGCCTGGCACTGGACGCGACCGTTCACTACGGCAATCTGTACGACAATGCCTTTTGGGATGGGAACCAGATGGTCTTTGGGGATGGCGATGGTGAGATTTTCCAGCGCTTCACCAAGTCCGTCAGCGTAATCGGCCACGAGCTGGCCCACGGTGTCACTCAATTTACTGCTGGGCTCAATTACCGTAACCAGGCCGGAGCCCTGAACGAGTCCATGTCGGACGTCTTCGGGGTGCTCGTGGAGCAGTACCTGAAGCAGGAAACCACCGAGCAAGCAAGCTGGCTGATCGGCGAGGGCCTTTTTACCGACAAGGTCCAAGGTGCGGCCTTGCGCTCGATGAAGGCCCCCGGTACCGCCTACGATGACGACATCCTGGGTAAGGACCCGCAACCTGACTCCATGGACACGTACGTTCGGACCAGTGCGGACAATGGCGGAGTGCACATCAATTCGGGCATCCCCAACAGGGCGTTCTACCTTGTTGCCTCCGAGCTGGGCGGCAACGCTTGGGGTGTGCCGGGGCAGATCTGGTACGGGACGCTCACTGGAGGGTCACTTCCGCCAGCTTGCACCTTTGGCAAGTTCGCCAAGACCACTGCGGCTACAGCTGAAGAACTTTTTGGAGTTGGTTCCGTAGAGCATGACGCCGTCCTTAAGGCGTGGGAGACTGTGAAGGTCAAGGTTTAG
- a CDS encoding protealysin inhibitor emfourin: protein MKITVQRSGGIAAMTRVWSVEAVSDDEKERWLPIVEACPWDEAKNHARTANEPDRFMYSIRAGQRRATLPERAVTGPWQELVECAKAEGSESRGRLGVRR, encoded by the coding sequence ATGAAAATCACCGTCCAACGCAGTGGGGGCATAGCCGCAATGACACGCGTCTGGAGCGTGGAGGCAGTTTCTGACGATGAAAAAGAGCGCTGGCTCCCGATCGTTGAGGCATGCCCCTGGGACGAGGCAAAGAACCACGCCAGGACGGCGAACGAACCGGATCGCTTCATGTACTCCATCAGGGCAGGCCAACGGCGGGCGACGCTGCCCGAGCGCGCCGTCACAGGACCCTGGCAGGAGCTGGTGGAATGCGCCAAGGCTGAAGGCTCCGAATCCCGCGGCCGCCTGGGGGTCCGCCGCTAG
- a CDS encoding helix-turn-helix domain-containing protein, producing MLKSVAVIVVPNFSIFEFGTAFEVFGIDRSDRGAGVPAFDFRVCAPEPGDIRMKSGLSLHVDLGLEAAADADLVIMAPFGRDQEVPESVMDALRAAHARGAWVMSICSGAYALARAGLLDGRRCTTHWHYSQDLASRYPAVVVDENVLYVQDGTIITSAGTAAGIDACLHLVRVELGANVAAAIARDMVVPPHRDGGQAQFIDRPMPRCGSAPMEELLRWMVEHLDEEHSVNELAGRLHMSPRTFARRFRAETGTTPAAWLNSQRVLRAQELLESTELNIDEIAREAGFGHSVLLRHHFTKVLDTSPQSYRRAFRGQLAEAI from the coding sequence ATGTTGAAGTCAGTAGCCGTGATAGTTGTCCCCAACTTCTCGATCTTCGAGTTCGGTACGGCCTTTGAGGTCTTCGGAATCGATAGATCTGACCGTGGCGCAGGCGTACCTGCTTTCGACTTCAGGGTGTGCGCGCCGGAACCGGGGGACATTCGAATGAAGTCCGGGCTCTCGTTGCACGTCGACCTTGGACTGGAGGCTGCTGCTGATGCTGACCTCGTCATCATGGCGCCCTTCGGGAGGGACCAGGAGGTCCCCGAATCTGTCATGGATGCACTCCGGGCGGCTCACGCCCGCGGCGCGTGGGTGATGTCCATCTGCTCCGGCGCTTACGCGTTGGCCCGGGCCGGCCTGCTTGATGGCCGGCGATGCACCACCCATTGGCACTACTCGCAGGATCTGGCGAGCCGCTACCCGGCAGTGGTAGTGGATGAGAATGTCCTCTATGTACAGGATGGAACCATCATTACCAGCGCAGGAACTGCCGCCGGAATTGATGCCTGCCTCCATCTTGTCCGTGTAGAGCTGGGAGCCAACGTAGCTGCCGCGATCGCGCGCGACATGGTAGTCCCGCCACATCGCGACGGCGGCCAAGCCCAGTTCATAGACCGGCCAATGCCGCGCTGTGGGTCAGCGCCCATGGAGGAACTCCTGCGGTGGATGGTTGAACACCTCGACGAAGAACACAGTGTCAACGAGTTGGCTGGCCGGTTGCACATGTCGCCCAGAACATTCGCACGCCGCTTCAGGGCGGAAACAGGGACTACACCTGCGGCTTGGTTGAACTCCCAGCGTGTGCTCCGGGCGCAGGAACTGTTGGAGTCCACGGAGCTCAATATCGATGAGATTGCCCGCGAAGCAGGGTTCGGGCATTCCGTTCTGCTGCGCCACCACTTCACCAAGGTGCTGGATACGAGTCCGCAGAGTTACCGGAGGGCCTTCCGTGGGCAATTGGCCGAGGCGATCTAG
- the hrpA gene encoding ATP-dependent RNA helicase HrpA — translation MTLHISYPAELPVSERREDLMAAIAANQVTIIAGETGSGKTTQIPKMCLELGLGDKGLVGHTQPRRLAARTVAERIASELDVEIGQEVGFQVRFTGEVSASTKIKLMTDGILLAEIQRDKLLRRYSAIIIDEAHERSLNIDFILGYLKRILPQRPDLKIIITSATIDPERFAKHFGTEESPAPIIEVSGRTYPVEIRYRPLSQPAGADEDSSDDELEEDRDPLDAVCDAVDELAKEAPGDILVFFSGEREIRDAAEAINGRIQTNRRLAGTEVLPLFARLSLQEQHRVFNPGGKRRIILATNVAETSLTVPGIKYVIDTGTARISRYSHRTKVQRLPIERVSQASANQRSGRCGRVSEGIAIRLYSEEDFESRPQFTDPEILRTNLAAVILQMTAMGVARGPKDVENFPFVEPPDSRAINDGVTLLRELGALSPATTGTPASKDPRGNRPGGSGLTAVGQKLAQLPVDPRLGRMIVEAGKRGCVREVMILAAALTIQDPRERPTDKQQLASEKHARFRDENSDFTGFLNLWNYVQEKQRELSSTQFRRLCRNEFINYLRVREWQDLFTQLRQLAKPLGITLDNKREADPVGNHEGIHISLLSGLLSHIGLLDERKREYAGARGSRFAIFPGSALFKKSPAFVMAAELVETSRLWARVAARFDPLWVEQVAPDLVKRSYSEPHWSARQGSVMAHEKVTLYGVPIIPNRRVNYGRIDPELSRELFIRHALVEGEWKTHHKFFHRNRALLQEIEELETRMRRRDILVDDQTLFEFYDARVGKDVVSERHFDKWWKEARQADPALLDFDQSLLMSEDAEALDDSAYPKTWLHKGFELPLSYEFHPVAPGSAPNPSDGVTAEVPVLFLNQLDDAPFRWQIPGQRVELVTALIKSLPKQVRKNFVPAPDVARQATAALEKDFDPATDELEPSLELVLRRLRGHIIPPGSWNWEAVPPHLRVSFKVVDSKGKVLDEGKDLPQLQEKLAPATRRAIAESLGATPATTAPGKGGKGTGRPGASNGKAAGASSEGGSSSAAGARLSPDAHHGVHPDASPAPGVVAERTGITEWDFGTVERQVTRTVKGHAVTGFPAIVDEGTSVALRVFQTRQEQEAAMRGGVIRLLALRIPAPDRYVLEHLSNTEKLTFSQNPHGSVSALIADCALAAIDKLTPEALPWDKEAFDALYEVVRAELIDTVFTVTAVVERILASTRRIQKQLKSSASLPLISALNDMKSQLEQLVFPGFVAQTGYAQLSQLPRYLQAIEKRLEKLPGNVQRDGLNMAIVQALEDDYDDAVSALHAGRRAGAELTRVRWMIEELRVSLFAVELGTAYSVSEKRIRTVLNQALAPA, via the coding sequence ATGACACTTCATATTTCCTACCCCGCTGAGCTGCCGGTATCCGAGCGCCGCGAGGATCTGATGGCGGCGATCGCCGCAAACCAGGTGACCATCATTGCCGGCGAAACCGGCTCGGGCAAAACCACCCAGATCCCCAAGATGTGCTTGGAACTCGGCTTGGGCGATAAAGGCCTGGTCGGCCACACGCAGCCACGCCGACTGGCGGCCCGGACCGTTGCAGAGCGCATAGCGTCGGAGCTGGACGTCGAGATTGGCCAGGAAGTCGGTTTCCAGGTCCGTTTCACTGGGGAGGTCAGCGCATCAACCAAAATCAAGCTCATGACCGATGGCATCCTCCTTGCCGAGATCCAACGGGACAAGCTCCTGCGAAGGTACAGCGCCATCATCATTGACGAGGCCCACGAGCGCAGCCTCAACATCGACTTCATCCTGGGATATCTCAAGCGGATCCTGCCCCAGCGGCCCGACCTGAAAATTATCATCACCTCGGCCACCATCGATCCTGAACGCTTCGCAAAGCACTTCGGCACGGAGGAATCCCCCGCGCCCATCATCGAGGTTTCCGGCCGCACCTACCCGGTAGAGATTCGGTATCGGCCCTTGTCACAGCCTGCCGGCGCGGACGAGGACAGCTCCGACGACGAACTGGAAGAGGACCGGGACCCACTGGATGCAGTCTGTGACGCCGTGGATGAGCTGGCCAAGGAAGCACCCGGCGACATCCTCGTTTTCTTCTCCGGCGAGCGCGAAATCCGCGACGCCGCCGAGGCCATCAATGGCCGCATACAGACCAACCGACGCCTCGCCGGCACTGAAGTCCTGCCTCTCTTTGCCAGGTTGAGCCTGCAGGAGCAGCATCGGGTCTTCAATCCCGGTGGAAAGCGGCGCATCATCCTCGCCACGAACGTCGCGGAAACCTCGCTGACTGTCCCCGGCATCAAATACGTGATCGATACCGGCACGGCCCGCATCTCGCGGTACTCGCACCGGACCAAGGTCCAACGGCTACCGATCGAACGCGTGTCCCAAGCCTCGGCGAACCAGCGGTCCGGGCGTTGTGGCCGCGTGTCCGAGGGTATTGCCATCCGCCTCTACTCCGAAGAGGACTTTGAGTCCCGCCCGCAGTTCACGGACCCGGAGATCCTGCGGACCAACCTTGCCGCCGTTATTCTCCAGATGACGGCCATGGGTGTTGCCCGCGGTCCCAAAGACGTTGAGAACTTCCCGTTCGTGGAACCGCCTGATTCCCGCGCCATTAACGACGGCGTCACCCTACTGCGCGAACTGGGCGCCCTCAGCCCGGCGACAACGGGCACGCCTGCGTCCAAAGATCCCCGCGGTAACCGTCCGGGCGGCAGTGGCCTGACCGCCGTCGGGCAGAAGCTTGCCCAACTGCCGGTGGACCCCCGGCTCGGCCGCATGATTGTCGAAGCCGGAAAGCGCGGGTGTGTCCGCGAAGTCATGATCCTGGCGGCAGCCCTTACCATCCAGGATCCACGCGAAAGGCCGACCGACAAGCAGCAGCTCGCCTCGGAGAAACACGCGCGGTTCCGGGACGAGAACTCGGACTTCACCGGCTTCCTCAACCTGTGGAACTACGTCCAGGAGAAGCAGCGCGAGTTGTCCTCCACACAGTTCCGGCGACTGTGCCGTAACGAGTTCATCAACTATCTTCGCGTCCGTGAGTGGCAGGACCTTTTCACCCAGCTTCGCCAACTCGCCAAGCCCCTGGGCATCACGCTGGACAATAAGCGTGAAGCTGACCCCGTAGGCAACCACGAGGGGATCCACATCAGCCTGCTGTCAGGCCTGCTGAGCCACATCGGCCTCCTTGATGAGCGCAAGCGGGAATACGCGGGCGCCCGCGGCAGCCGCTTCGCGATCTTCCCCGGCTCTGCCCTGTTCAAGAAATCTCCTGCATTCGTCATGGCCGCCGAGCTGGTGGAAACGAGCCGCTTGTGGGCACGGGTAGCTGCCAGGTTCGATCCTTTGTGGGTGGAGCAGGTAGCCCCGGACCTCGTGAAGCGCTCCTACAGCGAGCCCCATTGGTCCGCACGGCAGGGCTCTGTGATGGCCCACGAGAAAGTCACGCTGTACGGCGTGCCAATCATCCCAAACCGGCGGGTCAACTACGGCCGCATCGATCCGGAATTGTCCCGTGAACTCTTCATCCGCCACGCACTGGTGGAGGGCGAGTGGAAGACCCACCACAAGTTCTTCCACCGCAACCGCGCGCTCCTGCAGGAGATCGAGGAGCTTGAGACCAGAATGCGCCGGCGGGACATTCTTGTGGATGACCAGACGCTCTTCGAGTTCTATGACGCCCGGGTGGGCAAGGACGTCGTGTCTGAAAGGCATTTCGACAAATGGTGGAAGGAGGCCCGCCAAGCGGATCCTGCGCTGCTGGACTTCGACCAATCGCTGTTGATGAGCGAGGACGCCGAGGCCCTGGATGATTCCGCCTACCCCAAGACGTGGCTGCACAAGGGATTCGAACTCCCCCTGAGCTATGAGTTCCACCCGGTAGCTCCCGGGTCTGCTCCGAATCCCTCCGACGGCGTCACCGCAGAGGTTCCGGTGTTATTCCTGAACCAATTGGACGATGCACCATTCCGGTGGCAGATTCCGGGACAACGCGTGGAGCTGGTCACGGCGCTCATCAAATCCCTCCCGAAGCAGGTCCGGAAGAACTTTGTGCCTGCACCTGACGTTGCCCGCCAGGCTACCGCAGCCTTGGAAAAGGACTTCGACCCCGCCACGGACGAGCTCGAGCCATCCTTGGAGCTGGTTCTTCGCCGGCTTCGCGGGCACATCATCCCACCGGGATCATGGAATTGGGAGGCAGTGCCTCCCCACCTTCGGGTGAGCTTCAAGGTGGTGGACAGCAAGGGCAAGGTCCTCGATGAAGGCAAGGACCTGCCACAGCTGCAGGAAAAGCTGGCCCCGGCGACTCGTCGGGCAATCGCAGAGTCGCTCGGCGCGACACCGGCGACGACGGCCCCGGGCAAGGGTGGCAAAGGAACCGGAAGGCCGGGCGCGTCAAACGGAAAAGCGGCCGGGGCCAGTTCAGAAGGCGGGTCAAGTTCGGCGGCCGGCGCCAGGTTGAGCCCTGATGCACATCATGGCGTGCACCCCGACGCCTCCCCTGCTCCTGGAGTTGTTGCCGAACGCACTGGGATCACCGAGTGGGATTTCGGGACCGTGGAGCGCCAAGTCACCCGAACGGTCAAGGGACACGCCGTCACCGGCTTCCCGGCGATCGTGGATGAGGGTACATCTGTAGCCCTCCGCGTCTTCCAAACCCGGCAAGAGCAGGAAGCTGCCATGCGTGGTGGGGTGATCCGGCTCCTGGCACTGCGAATCCCCGCCCCGGACCGATACGTGCTGGAGCATCTGAGCAATACGGAGAAGCTGACGTTCAGCCAAAACCCACACGGCTCCGTCAGTGCCCTGATCGCAGACTGCGCCCTCGCCGCCATCGACAAACTGACGCCAGAGGCACTTCCTTGGGATAAAGAAGCCTTTGATGCGTTGTATGAAGTAGTCCGCGCTGAGCTGATAGATACGGTATTTACGGTGACAGCCGTCGTCGAACGCATCCTGGCGAGCACGCGCAGGATCCAGAAGCAGCTGAAGTCCAGTGCCAGCCTGCCCCTCATCAGCGCCCTGAATGACATGAAGAGCCAACTGGAACAGTTGGTCTTTCCGGGCTTTGTGGCACAGACGGGCTACGCGCAGCTGAGCCAGCTCCCGCGGTACCTGCAAGCGATCGAGAAGCGGCTGGAGAAGCTCCCGGGCAACGTGCAACGCGATGGACTGAATATGGCAATCGTTCAGGCGCTGGAGGATGACTACGACGACGCTGTGTCAGCGTTGCACGCTGGACGCCGGGCAGGGGCGGAGTTAACCCGGGTGCGCTGGATGATCGAGGAACTGCGCGTCAGCCTCTTCGCCGTCGAATTGGGTACGGCCTACTCGGTCTCCGAGAAGCGAATCCGAACGGTCCTCAACCAGGCCTTGGCGCCTGCCTAG
- a CDS encoding HIT family protein: MSTLFTKIINGEIPGRFVWKDEDVVAFLTIAPITPGHTLVVPREEVDSWTHASPELLAKVMDVAQSIGKVQEELFSAKRVGVLMEGFEVEHLHVHIWPAYSMADFEVHNVDHNPDPAVMDATAVKLRAALRAAGHESFVPED; the protein is encoded by the coding sequence ATGAGCACGCTGTTCACCAAGATCATCAATGGGGAAATCCCAGGCCGCTTCGTCTGGAAGGACGAGGACGTTGTGGCTTTCCTGACCATCGCCCCGATCACGCCGGGCCACACGCTGGTGGTGCCTCGTGAGGAAGTGGATTCCTGGACGCACGCCAGCCCGGAGCTGTTGGCCAAGGTTATGGACGTTGCCCAGAGCATCGGCAAGGTCCAGGAAGAGCTCTTCAGTGCCAAGCGCGTGGGCGTCCTGATGGAAGGCTTCGAGGTTGAGCACTTGCACGTGCACATCTGGCCCGCCTATTCAATGGCGGACTTTGAGGTGCACAACGTGGACCATAACCCGGATCCTGCGGTCATGGATGCCACGGCCGTGAAGCTCCGCGCTGCCTTGCGGGCTGCCGGCCACGAAAGCTTCGTGCCCGAGGACTGA
- a CDS encoding NAD(P)-dependent alcohol dehydrogenase → MTPGRPVPPPLAKPIPVQSSELAGSTLAAAFGATSPDSGLVPLTVARRAPKEDDVEIAIEFCGLCHSDVHATRGEWRLPPYPLVPGHEIVGRVTRVGAAVQGFVPGDRVGVGCLVDSCRECESCLEGLEQYCERGNVGTYGVPDPRNGGAITQGGYSTSVVVDRRFVLRIPEALDAAAAAPLLCAGITTYSPLRYFDVEAGDSVGVVGLGGLGHMAVKIAKAMGAEVTVFTTSEAKFGAARELGADHVVFSKDPEAMAGANRSIDVMIDTVAAPHDLNPYFRTLRLDGALFQLGLPGEDMPPVSPGLLIRRRLAYTGSLIGGIGETQEMLDFCAAHGVASDIEIVGAEQLNEAYDRMVAGDVKYRFVLDTATLQEPSERADA, encoded by the coding sequence ATGACGCCTGGACGCCCCGTGCCCCCGCCCCTAGCGAAGCCAATCCCCGTGCAATCATCGGAACTGGCAGGATCCACGCTCGCGGCAGCGTTTGGTGCCACCTCCCCGGACAGCGGACTGGTACCGCTGACCGTGGCGCGAAGGGCGCCGAAGGAAGACGATGTGGAGATCGCGATCGAGTTTTGCGGTCTTTGCCACTCGGATGTTCATGCGACACGTGGTGAATGGCGTTTGCCACCCTATCCGCTGGTCCCGGGCCACGAGATCGTTGGCCGGGTTACCCGAGTCGGCGCCGCAGTGCAGGGTTTCGTTCCTGGTGACCGTGTCGGCGTTGGCTGCCTGGTGGATTCCTGCCGCGAATGCGAGAGCTGCCTGGAAGGACTGGAGCAGTACTGCGAGCGGGGCAATGTTGGCACGTACGGAGTTCCGGACCCGCGCAATGGCGGCGCAATCACGCAGGGCGGATATTCGACGTCGGTGGTGGTTGACCGGCGCTTCGTGCTGCGCATCCCTGAAGCCCTGGACGCCGCGGCCGCCGCTCCGCTGTTGTGCGCCGGAATCACCACTTATTCGCCGTTGAGGTATTTCGACGTCGAAGCGGGAGATTCGGTGGGAGTGGTGGGGCTTGGCGGCTTGGGCCACATGGCCGTCAAGATCGCCAAGGCCATGGGCGCGGAGGTAACTGTGTTTACCACTTCTGAAGCGAAGTTCGGCGCCGCACGGGAATTGGGAGCGGACCACGTGGTGTTCTCGAAGGACCCCGAGGCCATGGCGGGTGCCAACCGCAGCATCGATGTCATGATTGACACCGTCGCCGCGCCACACGACCTCAACCCCTACTTCCGCACGCTGCGGCTTGATGGAGCACTTTTCCAGCTTGGACTGCCGGGTGAAGACATGCCGCCCGTCAGCCCGGGGCTCCTGATACGCCGTCGATTGGCCTATACAGGTTCGCTGATTGGCGGGATCGGGGAAACCCAGGAGATGCTCGACTTCTGCGCCGCGCATGGAGTTGCCAGCGACATTGAGATCGTAGGCGCCGAACAGCTCAATGAAGCGTACGACCGCATGGTGGCCGGGGACGTAAAGTACCGTTTCGTGCTGGACACCGCAACACTTCAGGAACCGTCAGAAAGGGCAGATGCATGA